One region of Oryza sativa Japonica Group chromosome 5, ASM3414082v1 genomic DNA includes:
- the LOC4337579 gene encoding probable serine/threonine-protein kinase WNK2 — translation MPPTPPPELDLLDTEPEFAEVDPTARYGRYTEVLGKGAFKTVYKAFDQLEGLEVAWNQIKVGDILRNNDDLERLRSEVRLLKTLKHKNIIKFYNSWLDKKNNNINFITEVFTSGTLRQYRIKHKKVDVRALKKWSRQILSGLVYLHSHDPPVIHRDLKCDNIFVNGNQGEVKIGDLGLATILDNARSAHSIIGTPEFMAPELYDEEYNELVDIYAFGMCLLELVTFEYPYCECSNAAQIYKKVSDGEKPSSLAKIEDPEVRFFIEKCIAKASQRLSAQELLMDPFLRDDGEKIFYPLQSNTKASDGAGSSNSSMGYKYDRDASSMAIREHTGSFAEEHPSDRYIHSTMDPQAAAGRIITVESQMKDLNTIFLKLRIADSTGHAQNIHFPFDIEADTSISVATEMVVQLDLTDQDVTAIAEMIDAEIRAHIPDWALEESVENQGDERAHSETDSSEADDETSELRNEPNATHNGFVQEHLPSGHKYWSDSPRRNIEMSHSAVEPHIGGNMPNGILKKNDTDDTVSNLGTSVDLPNPSMIDRKSGVASVSTSPQSFDDEHIEADVSERLVNLLAQQQEELNVLRRKHKADIEVILKGVPEEHREETLTRCRLKADERNRSDKP, via the exons atgccgcccacgccgccgcctgagcTGGACCTCCTCGACACCGAGCCGGAGTTCGCCGAGGTTGACCCCACCGCCCGCTACGGAAGG TACACGGAGGTCCTCGGCAAGGGCGCCTTCAAGACGGT CTATAAGGCTTTTGATCAACTGGAAGGTCTGGAAGTTGCTTGGAACCAGATCAAAGTGGGTGATATACTTCGGAATAATGATGACTTGGAGAGACTTAGATCAGAAGTCCGGTTGCTGAAGACCCTCAAGCATAAGAATATAATCAAGTTCTACAATTCTTGGCTCgacaagaaaaacaacaacataAATTTCATCACAGAAGTCTTCACATCAGGGACACTGCGCCA GTACCGTATTAAGCACAAGAAGGTAGATGTTAGAGCATTAAAGAAATGGTCAAGGCAAATCTTGAGTGGCCTTGTCTACCTCCACAGTCATGATCCACCAGTAATTCATAGAGATCTTAAATGTGACAACATATTTGTGAACGGAAACCAGGGTGAAGTAAAGATTGGAGACCTTGGATTAGCAACCATCCTAGATAATGCACGCTCAGCTCACAGTATCATTG GCACACCGGAATTTATGGCTCCAGAACTCTATGATGAAGAATACAATGAGCTTGTAGACATCTATGCATTTGGGATGTGTTTATTGGAGCTTGTTACATTTGAGTACCCATATTGTGAATGTTCCAATGCAGCGCAGATATACAAGAAAGTATCTGAT GGTGAAAAGCCTAGTTCTCTGGCTAAGATTGAAGATCCTGAGGTTAGATTTTTTATCGAGAAGTGCATCGCTAAAGCTTCACAAAGACTATCAGCACAAGAGCTATTGATGGACCCATTTCTCCGAGATGATGGTGAAAAAATATTCTATCCATTGCAGTCAAATACGAAGGCATCAG ATGGTGCTGGCAGTTCAAACTCAAGCATGGGTTACAAATATGACAGAGATGCATCATCTATGGCAATTCGGGAGCACACAG GTAGTTTTGCAGAAGAACACCCAAGTGATAGGTACATACACAGCACCATGGATCCACAAGCAGCCGCTGGTCGAATAATTACAGTCGAGAGTCAGATGAAAGATCTGAATACGATATTTTTGAAACTGAGAATTGCTGATTCAACAG GTCATGCTCAAAACATCCATTTCCCATTTGACATTGAAGCAGACACTTCCATTAGTGTTGCAACTGAGATGGTCGTGCAGCTAGATCTCACTGACCAGGATGTTACAGCGATTGCAGAAATGATAGATGCAGAAATACGGGCTCATATTCCTGATTGGGCATTAGAAGAATCGGTTGAAAACCAAGGAGATGAAAGAGCTCATTCTGAGACCGACAGTTCAGAAGCAGATGATGAAACTTCTGAGTTGCGTAATGAGCCTAATGCTACACATAATGGTTTTGTCCAAGAACACCTTCCCTCCGGACATAAGTATTGGTCGGACTCGCCCAGAAGAAACATTGAAATGTCTCACTCCGCAGTCGAACCACATATTGGTGGTAATATGCCTAATGGGATATTGAAGAAGAATGACACTGATGACACAGTCAGCAATCTTGGCACTTCTGTGGACTTGCCAAACCCATCTATGATTGACAGGAAATCTGGAGTAGCTTCTGTCAGCACCAGTCCTCAGTCTTTTGATGATGAGCATATTGAAGCAGATGTTAGCGAGAGGTTAGTGAATTTGCTAGCTCAGCAGCAAGAGGAGCTCAACGTGCTGCGAAGGAAGCACAAGGCTGACATAGAAGTCATCTTGAAAGGTGTGCCTGAAGAGCATCGCGAAGAAACCTTAACTAGGTGCCGGCTGAAGGCAGATGAGAGAAACAGATCAGACAAACCTTAG
- the LOC4337580 gene encoding uncharacterized protein codes for MQDHVVVQQRSGDQPAPSCDIAADEIPVNGHKPGRAVTASVYRAKIAGHSRVLTVSWSRDMLSHSFAVSVTGVDGASAECRVDLRPWQFWRRAGSRRVELAGTAPATVRVMWDLRRARFGAGLPEPRSGYYVAVEAAGEVVLVVGDMRKDALRRASPRAAPAACDAVPVARREHVFGKRRFAAKARFHDQGTVHDIAIECGGGGEGGDADMEMTIAIDGEEAVQVKHLQWKFRGNQSVTFSRAKVEIYWDVHDWLFSAGMRPALFIFRPIVLSSASAPAAAMLLDGSPPPPPATGFCLYLYAWKLD; via the coding sequence atgcaGGACCACGTCGTCGTGCAGCAGAGGAGCGGCGACCAGCCGGCGCCGTCGTGCgacatcgccgccgacgagatCCCGGTCAACGGCCACAAGCCGGGGAGGGCCGTCACGGCGTCGGTCTACCGCGCCAAGATCGCCGGCCACTCGCGCGTCCTCACCGTGTCGTGGTCGCGGGACATGCTGTCGCACTCCTTCGCCGTGTCCGTCaccggcgtcgacggcgcctcCGCGGAGTGCAGGGTGGACCTCCGCCCCTGGCAGTTCTGGCGGCGCGCGGGTtcacgccgcgtcgagctcgcCGGCACGGCGCCGGCCACGGTGCGCGTCATGTGGGACCTCCGCCGCGCGCGGTTCGGCGCGGGGCTCCCCGAGCCGAGGTCGGGCTACTACGTCGCCGTGGAGGCCGCGGGCGAGGTGGTGCTGGTGGTCGGCGACATGCGGAAGGACGCGCTCCGGcgcgcgtcgccgcgcgcggcgcccgCGGCGTGCGACGCCGTCCCCGTGGCGCGGCGGGAGCACGTGTTCGGGAAGCGGCGGTTCGCGGCCAAGGCGCGGTTCCACGACCAGGGCACCGTGCACGACATCGCGAtcgagtgcggcggcggcggcgagggcggcgacgcggaCATGGAGATGACGATCGCGatcgacggcgaggaggcggtgcaGGTGAAGCACCTGCAATGGAAGTTCAGAGGCAACCAGTCCGTCACCTTCAGCCGAGCAAAGGTGGAGATCTACTGGGACGTCCATGACTGGCTCTTCAGCGCCGGCATGCGCCCCGCCCTCTTCATCTTCCGCCCCATCGTCCTCTCCAGCGCctcggcgcccgccgccgccatgctcctcgacggctcgccgccgccgccgccggccaccggcttCTGTCTCTACCTCTACGCCTGGAAGCTCGACTGA